The DNA region GTACcatctttatttattttacattgcAGCTAACTCTCTGATCACACTACTTATTATTTCTTCACTGGCCTATATCATTTGCCTATATATACTCTCAAACTGGCATTTACATATACCATATTCTCTCATTTCCACATAAAGAAAGACAGAATAATAGACTTTCTTGATTTTCTCTGTGTTAACTTAGTGTTAAAATGGGAAGGTCCAAGTGCTGTGATAAACAAGGTTTGAAGAAAGGGCCATGGACACCAGAAGAAGACCGAAAACTCTTGTCTTGCATTGAGGAACATGGTTGTGGTAGCTGGCGTGCTTTGCCTGCTAAAGCTGGTAATAATATTAGTAACTAttatttacacaaatagccggttagatttactatttattttttctagctagcatacataaattatatactgACTATATATACATGGTTATACATCCATATATCATACATAGATTATGCGTAGATTATATGTCTACCGCTATTTTTAGATTATCCATATATCGTacatttatatattttgacacctcTTAATGAAAATCCTGACTAGCTCCGCCAATGGTTGGGTGGGACTATTATGttaattctatatatatatatactatatgtaTGTTGACTCCCCTTGATTTTTTTGTATGTTTacatttatatattttgacacttTTTAATGAAAATCCTAACTAGCTCCGTCATTGGTTGGGTGCGACTATTATGTTAATTCTTCTAATATTTTAAATTGTGTGATCAGACATTATATTGTATACTTTTATTCAAGTGTGAGTCTGATTCTTTTTTATAGCCaaacatataatttttttatattattttataatatgtGATCACCAAGAGTTGAATTGCGTGATCATTTCATCTAAGGGTTTAAACGGTTAGAGAGTACACTTTATTTACTCAATTATCTTTTAGACTGATAGCATATATAATTTTGACTTCTTTCCCGTTTTAGATCTGCAGAGGTGTGGGAAGAGTTGTAGGCTTAGATGGATCAATTATCTAAGGCCAGATATCAAgagaggaaagttcagtttacaAGAAGAAAGAACTATAATTCAGCTTCATGCTCTTCTTGGAAACAGGTAATAATTTAATGAAGGACAGtaaattaaaaaacaaatgaCAGCAAATGATAGAACTCATTATTTTCTGCCATTAGGTTGGGGTCATAAATTGTTAGTTACCTTTGTCTTTGTCACATTCTTTCCCATAGTCactgttttcttctcttttactATGCAACCAATAGGCATGATGCAACTAATAGGGTTAATGTTCCTTTCTtaatggaccggagggagtaaaaGAGAACACATTATTATTACTTaactatatatagtatatatctTCAACAACTTCGTTATAATAATCATAATTAACATCCATTATTATCTTATTATTTAGTTTTTGATGGAGTAGATTACTCAACGATAGAAGCTATATATCTTTGTCTCTACCACAGAAGGAACTGTCAACGTCAGATATTAGTACTATCTATTTACTACGCACATGTACAAAGTCATAAATGTACATAGAATCCAGCctaaactatccaaatgttaGATTGCCTAATTAGATAATCTCTTGTCCCAATTTACATAATATGTAGTTTCATTTTTGTGTAACATTTTTCATGTGTGATTAATTTGTGCAACATTAACATGGATTAATTACTCTCTTTGTTATTCAGATGGTCAGCAATAGCAGCTTATTTGCCTAGCAGAACAGACAACGAGATAAAAAACTATTGGAACTCACGTTTGAAAAAGAGATTAACAAAAATGGGCATTGATCCAATGACTCACAAGCcaaaaatcacaaacaacattaaTGGTAGCTCAAATGATCAATCTAAGTATGTTGCAAACCTTAGTCATATGGCTGAATGGGAAAGTGCAAGACTTGAAGCAGAAGCAAGACTTGTTCGTAGATCAAAAGATCACTCTAAATACCTCTTCAATAACACtcgcaacaacaataacaaaaacaataaTTACGTCGTTTCGCAACCTTATTATCAACTTCCTTGTCTTGACATATTAAAAGCATGGCAAAGAGCAAGCACAAAATTACCAACAACAAATGACATTAGTTCTATTCTTCTTGATGGTTTTGCTAACAAAAACCTCGAATCATCGATACCATCAACGTTAAATTCCTCGGAGAATTTGTTCGTGAACAATGTACCATGTATTACAAAAGTTGGTGACCAAAATCTTCCTTTGTCTACAATCACTTGTTTGGAAAATCCTTGCCCAACAAAAGATGTCCAAACAGACCTTCCAAGTTTTATGCAAGAGTTCTCAGAGCTATTTGATCCTGAATAtacacaaaattcagcaaataaTTTTACTGGAATACAAGTGGACAATTTTATGGGAAGCTGCTCAGGGGATTTTGAAGATAACAAGTTTAATTGGAACAACTTTCCTTATTTGGTCACTTCACCAATTGGTTCTCCAGTATTCTGAAGAGTTCATATGTTGTTACGTTCTACTAAAGAGATATCAGGGTGAGTTGCTAAAATAAACGGGATAGGAGGATCAACATGTTCAGATAATTCCGAAGAAAGATTGTCGGCTGATATTTTTCTATTGCTTTAAGTTTAGCTGAGTTTTTTTTAGTGATTATTATGATAACAGTTTAGATATGTATTTGTATTCAAGATTTGTATCGCTAGTTCCTTATTAACGTGAAGTTTAATTTATGAAATGATTGATTAAAACCATGTAGCCTTTTCTTTTTAGTAATAGCGTAGCATCCTTTGTTTTCTTAGGTCAATATTGCTCCTATAGGTATTTGTTTACTATACCTGTATATCAAGTTTGTTTACTCTCCCGCACTGTTGCACCTCTATCTCATCTACTATTTGGAGATGATCTAGTATTATTGGCTAAAGCAGATACTCACAATGCACACACCATCAATAAAATCTTCCACTACCTGAGTATCAAATCCGGGCTCCGAATCAATTTTAATAAGTCTAAATTATTCCGCTCAGCACTGTACCTCCTACAACTCAACAAATCCTCTCTTCCATAATATCCCTACACCAACTTCCTTTGGCAAATACCTAGTTATACCTATAACCACCACCACCTCAAAGGCTTTTGACTGTTGAAGATATTGATAAGGATCATGGATAGAGTTAGTGATTGATAGTGATCGTGATCGAGTCTATTTTATTACTTGTAGTAGTTACATTAGGAATCTTTACTTATGTGTATTGTACCTTATATAGGACTCCTAAATAAATAGAACTCCTCAAGTGTAATCTGTATAAATTGGTGCACGAGTGTGCAGATGATATATCAACAAAGCAATCTCTTTCTACCCGACTTCTACTGTGTTTCTCtgcatggtatcagagcagtagtAAGCTACGCTGCACAACAACCTTCACAGATTCTTCTACTGAAAAACAATGGCCCCAAACTCATCCTCTACTGTCCCTTTGTCATTATCAACATCTTCACTACATCACCTTATTGTTGCCTGCCCAATCAAACTTAAGCCCAATAATTATCTCATATGGAGAACACAGATGTTACAACTCATGCAGGTCATGAAAGTGACCAAGTTGATCAAGAAAAGCATGTCTGATGTAAGTGATTCCGCTACTGTCGAGGATAGTGCATCGGCTGCTAAAGCCAGTAGTGGAAAAGCAGTTGATGATGACTGGGAGGAGAAGGATGTATTGCTAAGGATTTGGATTTCAGGAACCAAGGCTGAAGATTGCATGTATCTTATTGTAGGATGCTCAACCGCCAAGGAGATGTGAGAATTCTTGGAGGAAGCCTACCTTCAAGCAACTAAGGACAAAGAGTTCCAACTTAAGTATCAAATGCAAAATATTAAGTTGGGAACCAAAACGCTTGATGAATATCTGAAGGAAATTAAGGGCATCTATGATGGACTTGCAGCCATACACAAGCCAGTTGATGAAGAAGGTAAAGTTATCAACTTTGCCAGAGCTTTAGGTCCTAAATACAAAACTTTTAGGATAGTGATGCTGAGAAAGACTCCATATCCCACATTGAATCAGTTTGTCAATGCACTTAGAGGCTTTGAcatgagagaagaaaaagaagaagaaatgccTCAACAGAACTATAACATGGCGTTTACCGCACAAAGAGGTAGAGGTCAAGGAAACTTTAATAAGAAGAGAGGCAACAAAAACTTTAATTCAAGGCGTAGAGGTTTCAGGCCTGCTGGTCAAGGCAAAACTAACCAGAATAATCAAACTGTGCAATCTGCAAATTCTGGAAAGggaaaggttttcaccgatgctTATCAAATTTGTGGTAGAAATAACCACAATCTGCAGAAGATCTGCCACAAGCTTTAGCAGCTATTAATCTACAAAATATTGCTGGTGAGGATGATACAATGTATGTAAATTCTGGTGCAACTTCCCATATGACCAATTCAATAGGTAATTTATCTGACCTTCAGACTTATAATGGAATAGACAAAATAGTCGTCAAGGATGGATCACAATTAGCAATCACACATGTGGAAAATACTGTTAAGTCGGGATTGAAAGTTAAAGAAATTCTTATTGTTCCTAATATGAAAAAGAATCTTCTGTCACTTAGCAAACTTGCAAAGGATAATTTTTTGTACTCTTGAGTTTGATGATTCAGATTTTCTTGCTAAGGACAAGAATTTAGGGAAACCAATGGCAAAGGGAGCTAAAAGAGGAGGATTATATGTACCGGAAGATAACAACCTCTATGGCTTGACTGCATCACAGGATTGGAAGAAGACAGATAGTATTTGACATTCTAGATTAGGACACCCTAGTTTGAAGTCTTTAAAGTTTTTGAGTAGCAATAAATCTATTGATGTTAGAAGTTAGAATAAATTTCCTACTATCTATACTAGTTTCAAGTTAGGAAAGAGTTGTACGCTTCCTTTTGAATTGAGAAATAAAATTGAGAAGGAAACTTTACATAAAATTCATTGTGATCTCTGGAGTCTAGCTCCTGTTCAATCTTCTCGGCATATGAGATATTATGTGATATTTGTGGATAATAATACAAGATACACCTGATTTTATCCCATGAAAAAGTAATCTGAGTTCTTTGAAAACTTCCTTAAATTCCAGAAAATGGTAGAAAGACAGTTTTCAAAGactattaaaaattttaaaagtgaTGGAGGTGGTGAATTCACCATTGCTGAGTTTGTTAAACATCTGGAAAGATGTGGAATTATTAGGCAGATGTCTTGTCCTAAAACCCTGAACAAAATGGAATTTCCAagagaaaacacaaaaatataatGGAAACTGGGTTGACAATGCCGTTTCATGCTAAGCTGCCTCAGTTTATGTGAGTTGAAGCTTTTCTAACGGATGTATTTTTAGTAAAAAGGCTACCCTCATCAGTTCTAAAAAATGAGACCCCTTTTGTAAAGTTGTATGATGCTTCCCCAGATTATAACAGCTTGAAGGTCTTTGGTTGCAGATGTTATATTTATATAAAGGGACAGAATTAGTTCTCACCAAAAACATATCTATATGTGTTTCTTGGTCACAGCAGCCTACACAAAGGATATAGGTATTTTCATCCACCAATTAGGAGGGTCTTTATATCAAGGCATATGGTATTTGATGAATTTACATTGCCCTATGTGCCGCCTAAACCATCTCACACTAATACTTAAACTCACTTAGCCACTTTTCTTGAGTTTTTTCCTAAAATGCAAGACAATGTTGAGACAACAGGGGAGACCATTGCTTCAGGGGAAGTGTGACATACAGATACATGATATGATCATGTTGTTCTTGATGATTCAGCTAATGTCCACACACTTCATGACAGTCCTCATGACAGTCAGCCTTCTAATCAAGACCAGTCTATAGACTTGAACAATACAATTAGTGAGaacaattgtcacgaccccaaatccactagtcgtgatggcacctaacccaattcgctaggtaagccaattaaccactaaccaatttcaataacaattaataaagcgatTAAGTAAAGAATTATCTGAATCTGATACATTTTTCAAGGActtgtagtacaaatcatgagcttcgaagaatagagtttacaaaactgaaatgaagtaaatacatcatctgtttgaaaaatacattaacagagttttataaatctaaggcaactataaacaagaggcagctacaaccgggacgcaggtacatcttcaataccAGATCCCGTGGATCTTAGCAACGTCAGCAgtcaaaatctgcacgcaaggtgcagaagtgtagtatgagtacaaccgaccccatatactcaataagtaacaaacctaaccttaggttgaaagtagtgacgagctaacacaaaggtcgggtccaataccaatatttaacaacagttcataacagtatAGTTCAACTAACAAAagaggtatctcagaaataaaacgcttagttcgttcacagttccagaaaaataggcatttcttttcaagtatcttagtgaaaacccaaatcttttatagaaaaaaccaaaatatgagtaagtttgaaaattgttattttttccaaaaatcttttcaacaataaataagatgtttcattttcctttcaaatagcaagtgtaaaatgtctctctatgcccatatgtcaaaatgtacgagaagtcataaatgacgtgatactatacagcatgaggaaaaatgcatctctatgcctgtatatcAAGTGTGCATGCCAAATGCGATGTCAATCAGTGATAaagatcatatgcatactctcggagTATCAATTCCCTCAGTCCtctcagtcactcggcactcggcattCGCACTCAATatgtacatgcgctcactgggggtgtgcagactccagaggggctcctacagcccaagcgctataattcgcacggacaactcacgtgctgcacagataactcacttgacataatatcaatatctggaatcgcacggacaactcacgtgctatagtaagcCAATCTGACCCGCTGCgccatgcaacccgatcccataatcattctcacaatcaagccctcggcctcactcagtcatcaatctctcgagTCTCTCGGGTTCATAATGTCATGATACCAgcccgaaaacaatgatatgatgcatcaataaataacaatagagactgagatatgatatgcatgtgaatgcgtatgactgaatatgtaatgcaatgaaagcagattaCTCAATAACAGAAataacctcagtgggtcccaacaggataagcatgtagcctagacatggtttctaacataatcaaagctcgataactctagtacgtagagattttatGATTTCAGACAAGTTTAGGTAAATACACAGTACCACCGAAATAACAGaaatcacagttcacacggtgcacgcccacacgcccgtcacctagcatgtgcgtcgcctcaaaatcaaacacataacacgtatatacAGGGTTTATACTcttagctccaagattagaagagttacttacctcgaacaagccaattccaacaccgagcaagccaaatgatGCTCTAAAATGCCATCATGCGCGTTCTGACCTCCGAATGactcaaaaataaccaaaaacaactcaaatacatcaaatgatGCTAAAgaaaccaatcccgatcgaaaaagatcaaatcttgaatcaaaagcccaaaatcggccaaaacccaACTCGGGCCCGCACTTTGaaacccaacaaaatttacaaaatctgacaacccattcagttacgagtccaaccatactagtttcactcaaatccgactccaattcgatgttcaaaactcaaaaattcatattatgaaactttaggccaaaacctccaatttcctctataaaattcacaatccaaatACCAAAAATGAAGGTAAATTCGTGATATAAgatcaaaaatgagtagagaacacttaccccagtccacaagatgaaaattgctccaagaagcgcctcaatccgagcttggaaatgttaaaattaagccaaaatcgcgaacccttgtatttatcattctgccCAGCACCTTCGCACCCGCggcacattagccgcttctgcggcgtcgcatTTTCGACCAAAAACACTCTTCTGCGGAGAAGCACTGGAGGTCTACCTTCTCACCTGCGGTAAAAACTCCGCTGCTGCGCATACACAGGTGCGAGGCCAATTTGCGCTCATGCGCTTAAGTTCGCTCATGCACCTCTCGCACCACATATGTGCCTTCGCAGATGCGAATAAATCCTCTGCTTCTGCGCACTACTGCTCCCAGTAACCACTTCGCTCCTGTGACCATCGCACCTGTGCAAAACCAGCCGCATGTGTGATCACACCATAACTAGCAGCCTTCAGCAATGCACTATGCAATAAAAGtgatccgagcctcgtccgacacttatccgagccactcgggaccccgtccgaatataccaacaagtccaataatataacacggacctattcaaggcctcaaatcacgcataacaatatcgaaatgacgaatcccacctcaaatcgaacttaatgaactttgaactttttaacattgccgaaacatagcaaatcaatctggaatgacttcaaattgtgcgcacaagtcccaaataacataacgaagctattccaattcacggaatcacaatccgaatccAATATCGAAAAGTTctatctctacgactaggtaagcctaacaaaat from Nicotiana tabacum cultivar K326 chromosome 24, ASM71507v2, whole genome shotgun sequence includes:
- the LOC107810542 gene encoding transcription factor MYB106-like, encoding MGRSKCCDKQGLKKGPWTPEEDRKLLSCIEEHGCGSWRALPAKADLQRCGKSCRLRWINYLRPDIKRGKFSLQEERTIIQLHALLGNRWSAIAAYLPSRTDNEIKNYWNSRLKKRLTKMGIDPMTHKPKITNNINGSSNDQSKYVANLSHMAEWESARLEAEARLVRRSKDHSKYLFNNTRNNNNKNNNYVVSQPYYQLPCLDILKAWQRASTKLPTTNDISSILLDGFANKNLESSIPSTLNSSENLFVNNVPCITKVGDQNLPLSTITCLENPCPTKDVQTDLPSFMQEFSELFDPEYTQNSANNFTGIQVDNFMGSCSGDFEDNKFNWNNFPYLVTSPIGSPVF